The region GCTGACCGTTCTCAAGCCGCTTGCATCGTTTTACCCAGTACTTAGGATCGGAGAGGCCGAAACGGCGCTCCATTTCGTTCTTTGAAACAAAAAAATGTTCGTCCCCAAGCTTGATAACATCGCTGAAATCAATATTCATGAATTCCGTGGTATCCGTATACAGATTCCCGAAACGGGAACTCTTGTAATCAGGCATATGCGCTTGGATCAGGTCCCGGACTTCTTTGCTCATACTCCACTCCCGCTGTTCAACTGGTTCAGCAACCGGATATCAGTCCTTAGTTATTAATTAACACACCGTTGCTGACAATGGAAGGGTCACGGAACAACGCAAGGGTACTTATTGCCTAATTCAGCGATATCAACTATCAGCTCTTGTCTGATGGCCGATTGTATTTTAGATTTATGAATTGCGGTAAACACATTAACCACTATCTTCACCATCGAGGATTACTTGAATCAAAAACATTATTCTCTAGATGAACTGGGCTGGAAAAAACATTTCAAGGATCAATTGGAAGTTGAAAATAGCACTGAATTGATCCCTGCAAGAGTGACCATGACCCACAAGGGACATCTGGTAGTCTCCACCGGAGAATCAGAAATGCTGCTGAAAATCGCCGGAAAAGGCATCGGCAGCCTGAACGAACAACCTACCGTAGGCGACTGGTTGCTGATGGACAGTAAGACAATGGTCCCGGTGAAAGTGCTGGAACGCACCAGTCTGCTGCAAAGGATGGCACCAGGTCAGGAAATTAAGCTGCAACCCATCGCCGCCAACATCGATACACTCTTCATTGTCTCCTCCTGCAATAGTGAGTTCAACTTGAACCGCATTGAACGGTACATATCACTTGCCCTTGAAGCCGGTATAAATTTCGTACTGGTCCTGACCAAGGAAGACCTGACCGAAGAAGCGCAGGAATATCGCAGACAAGCCGAACACCTCTTCAAATCCTTGCAGATAGTAACCGTCAACGGCAAAGACCAGCAGAGTGTAAAGTGTTTGCAGCAATGGTTTAAACCCGGAGAGACAATCGCATTGCTTGGCTCCTCGGGAGTAGGCAAAACCACCCTGCTGAATACGATTAACGGCACGGAAAAAGAGAAGACGGGATCTATCCGCCTTGGAGACGATAAAGGACGCCACACAACCACCACCCGCTCCCTGCACGTGATGGAATCCGGAACGCTGCTTGTGGATGTACCCGGCATACGCGAATTACAGCTGCATGATTGCCATTCCGGCATAAACAGGGCTTTCAGCGAGATAGTGGAAGCAGAAGAGATTTGCCGTTTTTCAGATTGCAGCCACGAACGGGAACCGGGATGCGCTGTCCGCGAAGCCCTTGAAAACGGAACCATAACCGAACGAAGATTGGCAAATTACCTCAAACTCAAAGAAGAAGCGCAGAAAAACACCTCCGAACTGGCTGAACGGGCCAAGCGTAAATCCGGTAAAAAGAAAAAATATTCGCGCAAGTGGAATAAGTAATCCACGCCCGCACGTACCGGGCGACTTGATTACTTTATAATATCACACAAAGCATCTCTGGCTTCGGTAAAATTGAATTTGAATCCGGCGTCGATAAGTTTTACAGGCAGAGCAAACTGACCACCCAGCAGGACTTCTTCAGCCATCTGCCCCAGCACCAGCTTCAGCACAAAAGCAGGCGCCCGCAGCCGGACTTTTTTATCAAACACAGCCGCGAGGGAATCAGCAAATTTATTGAAAGTCACCGGATGAATGGAACTGAGATTGAATACTCCGCTGCATTTTTTATTTTCAATCAGGAAAAGTATGGCCCGGACTTCATCTTTAATATGTATCCACGAAACGCCCTGACCCCCATGCCCTAAATAACTGCCGACCCCGTACCTGAACGGACCCATCATCTTCGCAAGTGCTCCGCCATCACCCAAAACCATCGAGGTCCGTATAATCGCCCTGCGCACGCCATGCCGCTCCACGGAATCGGTACTGGCTTCCCATTTTTCAACTACATCGGAAAGAAACAAGTCCCCCTTCGAGGAGTTTTCATTGACCGGTTCAGGACCGCAGTTACCGTAATATCCGACAGCTGACCCCTGAATCACCACCTGAGGTTTCACTTTCGCCTTGGCTACAGCTTCACTCACCGCCAGGCCCGCATTCACCCGGCTCTCGAGAATACTTTTCTTTTTAGCAGGGTTCCAACGTCCGGAAGCGATATTATCTCCAGCAAGATTTACAATGGCTGTTGCACCGTCGGCATATTCCAGCCATCCCGCGGAAGTTTCACCATCCCAGACAACATTACGCACCCCGGAAATTTCAGAAGCGCGGCTGGATCTTGTCAGGCAAATCACCTGATATCCTTTTGCGACCAGCTCACGGCTCAGAATTTTCCCGATAAATCCGGTTCCTCCGGTTATTACTACACGCATGGTCCCTCTCATAAAGCTGAATGTAACTACTTTGGACTTATGTACAATAAACCATGTGTCACGCACTTTGTCCACAACTCCCTCGCATCATTGCAGCACAAACAAAAAAACCCCGGACAGTTTAAAACCGTCCGGGGCAACAAAAATAATATTATTCGATCTTATATTTATGACGCTTTAAGCGCTCTGCTGATAAAATTAAGAATTTCCTGATACAGACTCGGCGGACTGTAAGGGGTCAGCAGATTCGTTCTGACCGCGCCGACAAGATTACAAAGGACTACAGATGCGGTTTCGGACACAGGCAGATTCGGAATTGAGCCGTCACGCACACCTCGTGCGACGCAGTTTTCAAGCAGTACGGGGATCTGAACAAATTTATGAACCATGGCGTCCCGATCTTCACCGGTTTTCAGGTCACTGTAAGGCGAACACCTGATCAGAACCAGAAAATCTTCATCGGGATTGACCGAAAAATCGAGATAACAACGAGCGAATCTATAAACAGCTTCAAAACCATTCTCAGCCTGTACAACTTCATCCTGCAAGGTCCGGGTCAACCGTTCAGCCACATCAAAACCTGCCGCGCGAAAAAGTTTTTCTTTATTCCCGTAGTGATGAGAAAGCAGCCCCACAGCCACTCCGGCACGGTCAGCAATTTTCTTGAAGGTCGTACCACTGTAGCCCAACTCACCGAAGAGCTCCTTGGCCGCCTTTAAAACTGTATCCTTTTTGGTCATTATAAAGTCTCGTTATTTCAATTTGTTGAAATTTATCGACACAAAAATCTTTACACGCAAAATAACGCAAAGGTCAACTCTGAAAGAGGTCACACGCCTAACTGGAGCCTTTACGCACAATGATTTCCTAACTTCCCCAGAACCAATACCCACTCACCTTTGCCGTAAAGAACAAAAGCCCCTCCGGTGGGGAGGGGCCTATGCTTTAAGGAATGGAAACGGAAGGTGTTTTACTAAGCTGATCGTTAAAAACCAAGTATCCGGAACGTCTCCGCACATTTGAAGTTTTATTCGACCAAAGTTGATGTCCGTACTACCCGGGGAGAGATGCGGGCTTCCCCCCGTGCTGTGCCAAAGTAGTTCTTAACAAAATGCTGATGCGGCTGAATCGTCATCCAACTTTATCAGGATAAGCTTTCAAACTTTCCCCCGAAAACCCCTACAGTCTTCGAGAGCAGGAAACTTGCTACACCTGAAGGCTACACCAGCCTTTGCAGACATCCACTCTGAACTCGTCAGAGCGACATCAACTGAAAACAGTATCTACGTTCAGTTTGGTCTCCTGTCAACCGTTTTTGAAAATTTTTTATTTTATGCTATTTTTTATGTATAAAGCATTGTTTTATTGAGATAAAAACAATAAAAAACACCCAAAACACCCCTATTTAAGCAATAAAAAAAGGCTTAAACTGCCATTTTTTTTCACTGGTCAGTCGTTCAGCCATACTCAAATCTGAACTTTTTAAAAAGCTTACATAGAGAAAGTTGCAGCAAAGCGCAGCTTACAGTAATATCCTCATAAACCGTCCCAAAGGAGACCCGACATGATTTTTTCAAAAATACTTATTCCTGTAGATGACTCCAAACATTCCGACAACGCTGTAAAATATAGTATCGCTCTCGCGGAAGTATCCGGTGCCAGCCTTATTCTCCTACACTGCCACCGCCCTGTTCCCACCGGACTGGGTGAGCCCAACTTTCAAAAAGCAATCGATAACGCCACCCGCGAGTCCTACGCAATTCTTGAAAAGAAGACTGCCCTGCTGAAAGGGAAAAACATTAGCTATGAAGAAAAAATACTCGGCGGTTCCACTGCAAAATCCATTAAGTCTGTTGCCGAAACCGAGCATTGCGACCTTATCATTATGGGCTCCAAGGGTAAGTCCGACCTTGAGGGTCTGGTAGTAGGCAGCGTAACTCATAAAGTGCTGCATACCGTCGACTGCCCGGTACTGGTTATTAAATAATTGCTTTAGAAATTTAAAACAAAGGCAATCTATAATTAAAATGGGATTGTAATTAGGCTCGATTTCAATTAAGTATTGCAAAAATTATTAATATGCTTTCAATAATTATTCTCAGAATACGGAGAGTTTAATGCGGCTTTTGACACGATCAGACTTTGATGGCTTGGCCTGTGCGGTTCTGCTTAAAGAAATCGGGATCATGGACAACTGGATGTTTGTTCACCCCAAAGATGTGCAGGACGGACGCTACCCCGGCGACCCAAACGACATCGTCGCCAACGTTCCGTACATCGAAGGATGCGGCTACTGGTTTGACCACCACTCCAGTGAGGATGAACGCCTCGACATGACGATGGACTACAAAGGCATGTCCAAATCGGCTAAAAGTGCAGCCCGCGTTATCTGGGAATATTTCGGTGGTCATGAAAAATTCGGCGATAAATTCGACGAAATGCTCCACTATGTAGACAAGGTGGACAGCGGAGACCTCAACGCGGAAGAGATTGCCGACCCGAAAGGTTGGATCATGCTCGGCTTTATCATGGACCCGAGAACAGGTCTGGGCAGGTACAGGCACTTCAATGTCAGCAATTATCAACTCATGGAACACCTCATCGATTACTGCCGTGAATTGCCCATCCATGAAATCCTCAGCCTGCCGGATGTAAAGGAACGTGTGGATCTCTACCTTAAAAGAGACAAAAAGTTCCGCGAGATGCTGCAGGAAAGGACCGAAATGTTCAGCAATGTAGCCATCCTGGATCTGCGTGAGCAGGATGAGATCTACCCCGGTAACAGATTCACCCTCTACTCGATGTTCCCGCAATGCAATATCAGCATCCAGATTATCTGGGGAAAGATGAAGCAGAACACTGTTTTCTCCGTGGGGCACAGCATCTTAAACCGCACCAGCAAAGTAGATGTAGGCAGTGTGATGCTCAAATTCGGCGGCGGCGGGCATAAGCAGGTCGGAACCTGTCAGGTCCCGCATGACGAAGCTGACGCCGTACTTGGACAGATGGTGGCAATGTTCATTGATAAAGGATAGTTATCAAAAACCTGACTGTTGACGCGGTCAGGTTTTTTACACATATTGTTTATTTAAGATTGACATTGTGAGCCAAAAGTAAATACAAAGTAAACATGAAACATTTTTGCGCTGAAATTTTCCAACCGGAAGACACCTGTCGACTGAAACTGCCTCTACTGCTGTCCGAAATAATAGCAGGCTTCCCCTCTCCTGCTGACGACTATATAGATAAAAAACTGGACCTTAATGAGCAATTAATCAGCAATAAAGCGGCAACATTTCTTGTACGATCCTACGGGGACTCCATGCTCGCTGCCAATATAAAAGAGGGGGATATTCTGGTCGTGGACCGTTCTCTGGAAGCACGCGATAATTCCATCATAATAGCGGAAGTTAACGGTGAACTGACAGTTAAAAGACTTAAAACAGCAAAGGACAGGCTGTTTCTTATCCCGGAAAATACGGGCTATTCCCCGCTGGAAATTACCGCCGAAACATCCTTTGAAATATGGGGGGTCGTCACCTACATCATTCACAAGGCAGTCTGATGAGAATTTTTGCATTGGTAGACTGCAACAATTTCTACGTTTCCTGCGAAAGGCTTTTTCGGCCGGAACTCAAAAACCGCCCGGTAGTAGTTCTTTCCAACAATGATGGTTGTGTTATAGCCCGCTCTCAGGAAGCCAAGGAAATAAATATCCCCATGGCTGCTCCGGCATATAAATACAAAAGTTTTTTTGAGCAGAACAATGTCGAGGTATTTTCCTCCAACTATGCCCTTTATGGAGACCTTTCCCAAAGGGTGACCTCTACCATCGCATCAATAATCCCGAACCTTGAAGTCTATTCCATTGATGAATCTTTTCTTGAATTACCGGCATGTATGCTCAAAGATCTGCCCTCCATAGGGCAGGAACTTAGGACCAGAATTTTCAAATGGACCGGTATTCCCGTATCTGTAGGCTTCGGCTCCACCAAGACACAGGCTAAGCTTGCAAACAGATTCGCCAAAAGACACAAACAGATGGAAGGAGCATTCAGTCTGTGCGGCAGAAAGGATATGGACCTGCTGCTGGAAAAAATTCCGGTTACCGATGTCTGGGGGATTGGCAGAAGGCACGGGAAAAGACTGATTGACCGAGGAGTGCGTACTGCACGCGCCTTCCGAGATCTGCCCAATCTATGGCTGAAAAAGAACATGTCCGTAACGGGACTGCATACGGCCTTTGAACTGAGAGGGATTCCGTGTTTTGAGCTGGACAATACCCCGCAACCCAAAAAAACAATCTGCTCGTCCCGTTCGTTCGGACAACCGGTTTCGGCGCTATCCGAGCTTGAAGAATCCGTGGCTGCTTATATGAGCCGCGCAGGAGAAAAACTGCGCGAGCAGAAATCGCTTGCGGGCGGGGTGATGGTTTACCTGACGACCAATCGCTTCAGCAACCGTCCGCAGTACTCAAACTCCGCTACTCGCATGCTTTCGATTGCTACAGACTTTACCCCGGAACTGACCCGCACAGCCATGCAATGCATTCGCTCCATATATAAAGAAGGCTACAGCTACAAGAAAACCGGGGTTGTCCTGCTCGATCTCTGCGGAAAATTCAACCGCCAGTGCAACCTGCTGGAAATGAACAGCCAAGAAGAAGCAACCAGAAAGGACAAGCTTATGAATCTGCTCGATTCTGCCAACACCCGCTTCGGTAGGCACACCCTGAGCTACGCATCCGAGGGTCTTGAGCAACCATGGAGGATGAACAGGAATTTTAAATCCCCCGCTTACACCACCTGCTGGGATGACCTGCCCAAAATCAGTTAATTGCCTAAAATCATAGAGACACCAACAAATTTAGAGCTTCAGGCTGCACAATTTTAACCCGTAGAATTGAAAATTACGGACCGATCCGGCTTGCTCATTCGAAAAGTTTAGGGCATTACACGAAGTGAAAGTACAATTCAAAAACCCTGATTAGGGAAAAACAGAATTACTGTCTAAAAAAACTATGAACAAAATATTTACCAGTATCAGGACCAAGGCAACCGTGATCGGCCTGCCCCTGATTATCGCAGCCCTGCTAACAGGATGCGGCACCAAGAACGAAGCCGCCGGACTCCACCAGACCGGAACTGTCGCCTTTATGCTCAACAAGGATAAAGCGGCCTCGGTCTATTTTGAAAAAGCCATCGACTGCAACCCGGAATACGGCCCCAGCTACATCATGCTCGGCGACTGCTATCTTCGGGAGGGCAAGTATCAAAAAGCCGTAGAAAGTATTAACAAGGGCCTTAAGCTTGAACTGGACCAAGGTCATATAAGACTGGCCCATCGCAAACTGGCCCGGGCTTACAAGGAACTCGGCAATTCCCAAAAAGCTCTTGAACACATCGCCACCTACACACGCATGTCCGTATGGCAGGATAAATTCACTCCTGACAAAATTTCTGAAACAGAAACTTTTGTAGCGGAGCTGGATATCCCGGACGAGCAGAAACGGAATGCAATGGACAATATTGTAAAGGAATCCGCAAAAGCCAAATCGACATCTGCTTCCGCAGCGTCGCAGGACGATGACACAGATATTCTCGGAATGATCAGCTTCGGACTAATTTAGTTATTTTGCGAAAACAATTTTAATCCCGCATTTTTACAATAAAATGCGGGATTTTTTTTATAAAAACAAAACTTGCACCTTTACGCAGGAGTTTGACTAAGAAGGCATGTTTGTTTTATCTCATCACGTTGAAATGAATTCTGACGGAGTTCATACCGAAAAGAGGAACAGTCTTTAAAAGTCAACTTTCAACAAAACCACTATCCTAACGCATCTTACCGGTTGTAATTTCGACCCTAAAATCGGGGTAGGCCTTATTATACCTACGTAAGTGTCAGTTATATTTAACTTGACAGAAGCCTTATTTGGCTTAAAACGATTGCGTATTTTTTGAAAAAAACAACTCAGCAAACATAATATATTAAAACTAACCAGAAAGACTCAGGAGAGTCATTTTGAATCCCAAAACAGATAAAGTACTTATTGCTAACCGAGGCGAGATCGCCGTACGCATCATGCAGGCGTGTAAAGATCTCGGGCTCAGTTTTGTCAGCGTATACACAGAAGAGGATAAAGATTCCGGACATATAACCATTGCCAGAGAACTTGGCGGTGAGGCATCGATCTACAAGATCAGGTCTTACAACGACGCAGGAGATATCCTCTCCGTTGCGGACGAGACCATGTGTACCGCGGTTCATCCCGGCTACGGTTTTTTCTCCGAAAACTTCCGGTTCGCACGCAGGGTAACCGAACGGGACCGTCCCATGACCTTCATCGGACCTTCATGGTGGGTAATCCGTGACCTTGGTGATAAAATCAATACCAAACGTCTGGCTCGAAAACTCGATGTCCCCACCATTCCCGGTTCTGACCGGGCCATCTACGATGAATTGGAAGCGGAAGAAATCGCATCCAATCTCTTCAAATTCCAGCAGGAACAGGGAGTACGCAACCCCGTTGTCCTCGTAAAAGCATCTGCCGGCGGCGGCGGAATGGGTATCGATGAAGTATACTCCATCGAAGAATTCCGTCAGGTTTACCGCCGTATCAGAAACTACTCCCTGCGTACCTTCAATGACGAAGGCGTTCTCATTGAGCAGCGCATCTTCAATTTCAATCATCTCGAAGTGCAGATAGTATCTGAAAGATCCGGCAAAAGGCACGTCCACTTCGGCACCCGGAACTGCTCCGTACAGAGCCCCGGACGCCAGAAAAGGATCGAAGTTGCCCCCGGATTCTGTCCCGACAGCATTGCCTATTCCTTTGACGCCAGAAAAGTCCTCGATGACATCGTGGAACACTCCCTGAACATGGCCCGCGAAATCAATTATGACAACGTGGGAACATGGGAATGGATTGTTACCCCTAAGGGCGCGCCCTTCCTTATGGAAGTAAACACCCGCATTCAGGTTGAAAACGGTGTCTCAGCCGCAATTTCCCGCATCAAAGGCAACCCGGAAGTCAACCTGATCAAAGAACAGATCAGGCTCGCACTGGGTGACGACATGGGCTACACTCAGGACGACATCACTTTTGAAGGCGTGGGAATCGAATACAGAATCATCGCTGAAGATACCGATGAAAAATTCGCTCCATGGGCAGGTAAAATTGAAGAACTTAAATGGGACGAACATGCATGGCTCAAGATGCATACCCATATCCCCAAAGACCTGCCCTATCAGATTCCCACAGAATTTGACCCCAACCTGGCTTTGGCCATCATCTGGGGCAAGGATCTTGAAGAATCCAAGAAACGCGGATTGGAATTCCTTGATGAATTCGTCCTGAAAGGCAAGGACAGAAAGGAAGTATCCTTAAAGTCCAACCTCAAGTTTCTGGCCAAAAAATCAACAAACATACTGGAATTCTAGTAATACATTATGGATATAGAAAAAAAACTGGACGGGTTGATCAAGCGGGTCCAGTATGCGCGTGACATTCTCGGTGACAACGAGGACAAACGCCTTACTGCTTTCGCCAACAAGCTTGATTCATTCCTGGAAACCAGCATTAACAAAACTCAGGAAGAACTGTGGGA is a window of Maridesulfovibrio sp. DNA encoding:
- the rsgA gene encoding ribosome small subunit-dependent GTPase A — translated: MNQKHYSLDELGWKKHFKDQLEVENSTELIPARVTMTHKGHLVVSTGESEMLLKIAGKGIGSLNEQPTVGDWLLMDSKTMVPVKVLERTSLLQRMAPGQEIKLQPIAANIDTLFIVSSCNSEFNLNRIERYISLALEAGINFVLVLTKEDLTEEAQEYRRQAEHLFKSLQIVTVNGKDQQSVKCLQQWFKPGETIALLGSSGVGKTTLLNTINGTEKEKTGSIRLGDDKGRHTTTTRSLHVMESGTLLVDVPGIRELQLHDCHSGINRAFSEIVEAEEICRFSDCSHEREPGCAVREALENGTITERRLANYLKLKEEAQKNTSELAERAKRKSGKKKKYSRKWNK
- a CDS encoding TIGR01777 family oxidoreductase, which translates into the protein MRVVITGGTGFIGKILSRELVAKGYQVICLTRSSRASEISGVRNVVWDGETSAGWLEYADGATAIVNLAGDNIASGRWNPAKKKSILESRVNAGLAVSEAVAKAKVKPQVVIQGSAVGYYGNCGPEPVNENSSKGDLFLSDVVEKWEASTDSVERHGVRRAIIRTSMVLGDGGALAKMMGPFRYGVGSYLGHGGQGVSWIHIKDEVRAILFLIENKKCSGVFNLSSIHPVTFNKFADSLAAVFDKKVRLRAPAFVLKLVLGQMAEEVLLGGQFALPVKLIDAGFKFNFTEARDALCDIIK
- a CDS encoding TetR/AcrR family transcriptional regulator, yielding MTKKDTVLKAAKELFGELGYSGTTFKKIADRAGVAVGLLSHHYGNKEKLFRAAGFDVAERLTRTLQDEVVQAENGFEAVYRFARCYLDFSVNPDEDFLVLIRCSPYSDLKTGEDRDAMVHKFVQIPVLLENCVARGVRDGSIPNLPVSETASVVLCNLVGAVRTNLLTPYSPPSLYQEILNFISRALKAS
- a CDS encoding universal stress protein, coding for MIFSKILIPVDDSKHSDNAVKYSIALAEVSGASLILLHCHRPVPTGLGEPNFQKAIDNATRESYAILEKKTALLKGKNISYEEKILGGSTAKSIKSVAETEHCDLIIMGSKGKSDLEGLVVGSVTHKVLHTVDCPVLVIK
- a CDS encoding exopolyphosphatase, whose amino-acid sequence is MRLLTRSDFDGLACAVLLKEIGIMDNWMFVHPKDVQDGRYPGDPNDIVANVPYIEGCGYWFDHHSSEDERLDMTMDYKGMSKSAKSAARVIWEYFGGHEKFGDKFDEMLHYVDKVDSGDLNAEEIADPKGWIMLGFIMDPRTGLGRYRHFNVSNYQLMEHLIDYCRELPIHEILSLPDVKERVDLYLKRDKKFREMLQERTEMFSNVAILDLREQDEIYPGNRFTLYSMFPQCNISIQIIWGKMKQNTVFSVGHSILNRTSKVDVGSVMLKFGGGGHKQVGTCQVPHDEADAVLGQMVAMFIDKG
- a CDS encoding translesion error-prone DNA polymerase V autoproteolytic subunit, which gives rise to MKHFCAEIFQPEDTCRLKLPLLLSEIIAGFPSPADDYIDKKLDLNEQLISNKAATFLVRSYGDSMLAANIKEGDILVVDRSLEARDNSIIIAEVNGELTVKRLKTAKDRLFLIPENTGYSPLEITAETSFEIWGVVTYIIHKAV
- a CDS encoding Y-family DNA polymerase, giving the protein MRIFALVDCNNFYVSCERLFRPELKNRPVVVLSNNDGCVIARSQEAKEINIPMAAPAYKYKSFFEQNNVEVFSSNYALYGDLSQRVTSTIASIIPNLEVYSIDESFLELPACMLKDLPSIGQELRTRIFKWTGIPVSVGFGSTKTQAKLANRFAKRHKQMEGAFSLCGRKDMDLLLEKIPVTDVWGIGRRHGKRLIDRGVRTARAFRDLPNLWLKKNMSVTGLHTAFELRGIPCFELDNTPQPKKTICSSRSFGQPVSALSELEESVAAYMSRAGEKLREQKSLAGGVMVYLTTNRFSNRPQYSNSATRMLSIATDFTPELTRTAMQCIRSIYKEGYSYKKTGVVLLDLCGKFNRQCNLLEMNSQEEATRKDKLMNLLDSANTRFGRHTLSYASEGLEQPWRMNRNFKSPAYTTCWDDLPKIS
- a CDS encoding tetratricopeptide repeat protein, which produces MNKIFTSIRTKATVIGLPLIIAALLTGCGTKNEAAGLHQTGTVAFMLNKDKAASVYFEKAIDCNPEYGPSYIMLGDCYLREGKYQKAVESINKGLKLELDQGHIRLAHRKLARAYKELGNSQKALEHIATYTRMSVWQDKFTPDKISETETFVAELDIPDEQKRNAMDNIVKESAKAKSTSASAASQDDDTDILGMISFGLI
- a CDS encoding biotin carboxylase N-terminal domain-containing protein, with the protein product MNPKTDKVLIANRGEIAVRIMQACKDLGLSFVSVYTEEDKDSGHITIARELGGEASIYKIRSYNDAGDILSVADETMCTAVHPGYGFFSENFRFARRVTERDRPMTFIGPSWWVIRDLGDKINTKRLARKLDVPTIPGSDRAIYDELEAEEIASNLFKFQQEQGVRNPVVLVKASAGGGGMGIDEVYSIEEFRQVYRRIRNYSLRTFNDEGVLIEQRIFNFNHLEVQIVSERSGKRHVHFGTRNCSVQSPGRQKRIEVAPGFCPDSIAYSFDARKVLDDIVEHSLNMAREINYDNVGTWEWIVTPKGAPFLMEVNTRIQVENGVSAAISRIKGNPEVNLIKEQIRLALGDDMGYTQDDITFEGVGIEYRIIAEDTDEKFAPWAGKIEELKWDEHAWLKMHTHIPKDLPYQIPTEFDPNLALAIIWGKDLEESKKRGLEFLDEFVLKGKDRKEVSLKSNLKFLAKKSTNILEF